Proteins encoded by one window of Anaerosalibacter sp. Marseille-P3206:
- a CDS encoding YlmC/YmxH family sporulation protein, which produces MRLNDLGGKEIVNLNDGGRLGVIADSDIIIDEKTGKIISLLIPDRRIQFKLFGEREEIEIPWDCIRKIGNDMIIVELEDY; this is translated from the coding sequence ATGCGATTAAATGATTTAGGAGGAAAAGAAATAGTTAATTTAAATGATGGTGGAAGACTTGGCGTTATTGCTGATTCAGACATTATTATTGATGAGAAAACAGGCAAAATTATTTCTTTATTAATCCCTGATAGAAGAATACAATTTAAATTGTTTGGAGAAAGAGAAGAAATCGAGATTCCATGGGATTGTATTAGAAAAATTGGCAATGATATGATAATAGTTGAATTAGAAGATTACTAA
- a CDS encoding polysaccharide deacetylase family protein has protein sequence MKIMYIKKKVIYIILIAIVTIIFLSFIRVGIRNRDSETFARDIYYNGNIDKKVIAFACNVDWGEEYIPKLLDILEEEDISITFFVTGKWAEKNESLLKEIYNRGHQIGNHGYSHRDYGKLNYEINKSEIEKCHNVVYNILGIDCKYFAPPSGSFNDNTIKAANELNYDIIMWSIDTIDWREDTTEELIVQRILTKADNSHIVLMHPKENTIKALPYVIKSLKKDGFHIGNISDVIK, from the coding sequence ATGAAGATAATGTATATTAAGAAAAAAGTTATTTATATTATTTTAATAGCTATTGTTACAATTATTTTTTTAAGTTTTATACGAGTTGGAATAAGAAATAGGGATAGTGAAACATTTGCTAGAGATATATATTATAATGGGAATATTGATAAAAAGGTAATTGCTTTTGCTTGTAATGTAGATTGGGGAGAAGAGTACATTCCTAAGCTTCTAGATATATTAGAAGAGGAGGATATATCTATAACTTTTTTTGTTACTGGGAAATGGGCAGAGAAGAATGAGTCGTTACTTAAAGAAATATATAATCGTGGTCATCAAATAGGTAATCATGGATATTCACATAGAGACTATGGGAAATTGAACTATGAGATAAATAAAAGTGAGATAGAAAAATGTCACAATGTAGTATATAATATTTTAGGTATTGATTGTAAATATTTCGCTCCACCATCAGGATCCTTTAATGATAATACGATTAAAGCAGCAAATGAATTAAATTATGATATAATTATGTGGAGTATTGATACAATTGATTGGAGAGAAGATACAACAGAAGAATTGATAGTACAAAGAATATTAACTAAAGCTGACAATTCTCATATAGTTCTTATGCATCCTAAGGAAAACACTATAAAGGCACTACCATATGTTATAAAATCATTAAAAAAAGATGGATTTCATATAGGAAATATTAGTGATGTAATAAAATAA
- the uppP gene encoding undecaprenyl-diphosphatase UppP produces MTYFQAIILGIFQGISEFLPISSSGHLVVLQRIFGIKEGNLFFTEMLHFGTLISIFVVFFNDIIKIIVEFFKMIGQGIKNKKFKITNIYQKMAILIIVGSIPTAIIGLLFQDTFEKLYSSLLSISVAFIITGFILWIVDKKSRGHKKVKNMSYVDSLVIGTFQGIAIIPGISRSGSTIAGGLFRGLDRNLATEYSFLLALPATFGAALLGIKDVVETGSEVYFSLPLITGVIISAIVGIVSLRLLIKLLQNKKLHYFSYYLWALGIFLLIYQLF; encoded by the coding sequence TTGACTTATTTTCAAGCAATAATATTAGGTATATTTCAAGGAATTAGTGAATTCCTTCCAATTAGTAGTTCTGGACATTTAGTAGTATTACAACGTATTTTTGGTATCAAAGAAGGGAATTTGTTTTTTACCGAGATGTTACACTTTGGAACCTTAATCTCAATTTTTGTAGTGTTCTTTAATGATATTATAAAAATAATAGTTGAGTTTTTCAAGATGATAGGACAGGGTATAAAAAATAAGAAATTTAAAATTACAAATATATATCAGAAGATGGCTATCTTAATTATAGTTGGAAGCATTCCTACTGCTATTATTGGGTTACTATTTCAAGATACATTTGAAAAATTATATTCTTCATTATTATCCATAAGTGTAGCTTTTATAATTACTGGTTTTATATTGTGGATAGTAGATAAGAAATCTAGAGGACATAAGAAGGTAAAAAACATGAGTTATGTTGATTCTCTTGTAATAGGTACTTTTCAAGGAATTGCCATAATACCAGGTATTTCTAGATCTGGTTCTACAATAGCTGGAGGACTTTTTAGAGGTTTAGATAGAAACTTAGCTACTGAATACTCTTTTTTACTTGCTTTACCAGCAACTTTTGGTGCTGCTTTATTAGGTATCAAAGATGTTGTTGAAACAGGTAGTGAGGTTTATTTTTCATTACCCTTAATCACAGGAGTAATAATTTCAGCTATTGTAGGAATTGTTTCACTTAGATTATTAATAAAACTACTTCAAAATAAAAAATTACATTACTTCTCATATTATCTATGGGCTCTAGGAATATTTTTATTGATATACCAATTATTTTAA
- the dapG gene encoding aspartate kinase: MNTIIQKFGGTSLASEESRERVVSKIINKHNQGYNVVVTVSAIGRKGNPYSTDSLIDLINTNTVSYRDKDLLLSCGEIISAVVLSSTLNEKGYKSIVYTGYQAGIVTDDNFGNADIIEINPEKLIKGLDKGYIVIVAGFQGANRNGEITTLGRGGSDITAVALGKALNSQWVEIYTDVDGIMTADPNIVPDAKVLENMCYSEVYQLAEDGAKVIHPKAVAIAQESKIPIRILNTFSENEGTKVETLERMYYSGNNTMQEDKIITAITYKKGRVQVILDLDNNENKTEKLMEELTSNNVSIDLINFFIDKKVFTIDNEDVLKLKKIMDSGDYSYKIVKNCCKLSAIGYKMRGVPGVMARIVKALLKENIKILQSSDSHNTIWCLIEEKDTDKAINALHKEFKLYQ; this comes from the coding sequence ATGAATACAATAATACAAAAATTTGGTGGTACATCTTTAGCTTCAGAGGAAAGTAGAGAAAGAGTTGTTTCTAAAATAATCAATAAACATAATCAAGGTTATAATGTAGTTGTAACTGTTTCTGCAATAGGTAGAAAAGGCAATCCATATTCTACAGATTCTTTAATTGACCTAATAAATACAAATACTGTTTCTTATAGGGATAAGGATTTATTACTTTCATGTGGTGAGATAATTTCGGCTGTAGTACTTTCGAGTACTTTAAATGAAAAAGGATATAAATCTATTGTATATACAGGTTATCAGGCAGGTATTGTCACGGATGATAATTTTGGCAATGCAGATATTATTGAAATCAATCCTGAAAAATTAATTAAAGGTTTAGATAAAGGTTATATAGTTATTGTAGCAGGTTTTCAAGGTGCAAATAGGAACGGTGAAATAACTACATTAGGTAGAGGTGGTAGTGACATTACAGCTGTTGCATTGGGAAAAGCACTCAATAGCCAGTGGGTAGAAATATATACTGATGTTGATGGAATTATGACGGCTGATCCGAATATTGTTCCAGATGCTAAAGTATTAGAAAACATGTGTTACTCTGAAGTTTATCAACTAGCAGAAGATGGTGCTAAAGTCATTCATCCTAAGGCTGTAGCAATTGCTCAGGAATCCAAAATTCCTATAAGAATATTAAATACTTTTTCAGAAAATGAAGGAACTAAAGTTGAAACATTAGAGAGAATGTATTATAGTGGAAACAACACTATGCAGGAAGATAAAATTATTACAGCAATCACTTATAAAAAAGGTAGGGTACAAGTAATATTAGATTTGGATAATAATGAGAATAAAACTGAAAAATTAATGGAAGAGTTAACTTCAAATAATGTTAGTATTGACTTGATAAACTTTTTTATCGATAAAAAGGTTTTTACTATTGATAATGAAGACGTACTAAAATTAAAAAAAATAATGGATAGTGGAGATTATAGTTATAAAATAGTAAAAAACTGTTGTAAGCTAAGTGCTATAGGGTATAAAATGAGAGGCGTACCAGGTGTTATGGCTAGAATAGTAAAAGCACTACTAAAAGAGAATATTAAAATTTTACAATCCTCGGATTCTCACAATACTATATGGTGTTTAATTGAAGAGAAAGATACTGATAAAGCAATTAATGCTCTCCATAAGGAATTTAAACTTTACCAATAA
- a CDS encoding ClpP family protease — protein MKKNNLSNKIEEIEENKDELESLKEVGMMQISTMPNDIQFLTIIGEIEGHIMAPPQKKATKYEHLIPLLISAVEDPKIKGIFIILNTIGGDVEAGLALAEMITSIDKPKVSLVLGGGHSVGVPLAIATDYSYIVPSASMTIHPIRTTGLVIGGPQTFRYFEKMQQRIINFIVRTSNIDIKVLKDLMYATDEIANDVGTILIGQEAVDYGLIDEVGGFSDALNKLRSLMD, from the coding sequence ATGAAAAAAAATAATTTATCAAACAAAATTGAAGAAATTGAAGAAAACAAGGATGAATTAGAAAGTCTAAAAGAAGTAGGTATGATGCAAATTTCAACTATGCCTAATGACATTCAGTTTTTAACTATAATAGGAGAAATAGAAGGACATATAATGGCTCCTCCACAAAAGAAGGCTACAAAGTATGAACATCTTATTCCTTTGCTTATATCAGCAGTTGAGGATCCAAAGATTAAAGGGATATTTATAATATTAAATACTATTGGTGGAGATGTAGAAGCAGGATTAGCACTTGCAGAAATGATAACAAGTATAGATAAGCCTAAGGTATCTTTAGTACTTGGAGGAGGGCATAGTGTAGGAGTGCCACTTGCTATAGCTACAGACTATTCATATATTGTACCTTCAGCTTCTATGACCATACACCCAATTAGAACTACAGGTTTGGTTATAGGTGGACCTCAAACCTTTAGATATTTTGAAAAGATGCAACAAAGAATCATAAATTTTATAGTTCGAACATCTAATATAGATATAAAGGTTTTAAAGGATCTTATGTATGCAACAGATGAAATAGCTAATGATGTTGGAACAATACTTATAGGTCAAGAGGCAGTTGATTATGGCTTAATTGATGAAGTTGGTGGCTTTAGTGATGCATTAAATAAACTAAGAAGTCTTATGGATTAA
- the dut gene encoding dUTP diphosphatase encodes MKIKIVNKSPFPNPEYKTEGSAGLDLYANIKETMILKPFERVLVPTGIYLSIPIGYEAQVRARSGLALKHGITLANGIGTIDSDYRGEIKVILINLGNEDFKINRGDRIAQLVFLKYETISLVEVESLDETSRGDGGFGHTGY; translated from the coding sequence GTGAAAATTAAAATTGTAAACAAAAGTCCATTCCCCAATCCTGAATATAAAACTGAAGGTTCAGCTGGACTTGACTTATATGCAAATATAAAAGAAACAATGATTTTAAAACCATTTGAAAGAGTATTAGTGCCAACTGGGATATATCTATCTATTCCCATTGGATATGAAGCTCAAGTTAGAGCAAGAAGTGGATTAGCTTTAAAGCATGGAATAACATTAGCCAATGGCATTGGTACCATTGACAGCGATTATAGAGGAGAAATAAAAGTTATACTTATTAATCTAGGTAATGAAGATTTCAAAATTAATAGAGGGGATAGAATAGCTCAGTTAGTATTTTTAAAGTATGAAACAATTTCATTAGTAGAAGTTGAATCTCTAGATGAAACATCAAGAGGAGATGGCGGTTTTGGTCATACAGGGTATTAA